In the Flavobacterium sp. J372 genome, one interval contains:
- a CDS encoding TonB-dependent siderophore receptor, producing MRRFTNALFYTSILSGFTALAQQPVQDSIGPQKLDEVVVTGQFEPQSLKKAVHNVRVITREDIRRQAANNLADVLNQYLNITVRTNGSDGRSQVSMFGLDAQYFKILVDNVPLVSDTGLGNNADLTQINLDDVEQIEIIEGSMGVTHGANAVTGVLNIITKKSSNHKTEITATVQEETIGKEYALFDEGRHIQALKVSHNFSPNWFATVGANRNDFAGFYDGLEGGEYAVNDGRRGFRWLPKQQIAANALIGYRKADYRVFYKFDFYDENVDFFNPVVIPIDNYPFPETYYSRDKRYKTNRYVHHINSYGTLFSQVIFNISLSHQKQQRDLENFNYYILSEEERDNVTNTYLSKETLYSTGTFTNFFKDKKYDLQLGYEAVNERGFGSADAGLFLDQNAQKANVRQRLENYDAFLSAEYNFTDKFSFRPGVRYSFQSKFEDQYAVSGGLRYLFSHGIEARASVGRSYRTPNFDELYTYFVDSNHDVQGNPDLSPEQSMSYEANARKTTYFASGAQLQNNLSVTFLDVDDRISLVLTEVTPLQRNRYMNIDAYKMWNLSTSHQLNYKNFDVKLGFAFIGVSQVIDLAALNARSSDDYYYNFNLNTSVGYRIPKWNMQLAVYYKYNGRFQQLVYAPDTNGNPDFVLSEIDAFGMMDASIRQPFFGNRLDVTIGARNLLDITSVQFNQPGGNGIHTASSANLLMGYGRSYFLKLTYNLNFN from the coding sequence ATGCGCAGATTTACAAACGCACTTTTCTATACATCAATATTATCAGGCTTTACAGCCTTAGCACAGCAGCCGGTTCAGGACAGCATTGGCCCCCAAAAGCTGGATGAAGTAGTAGTTACCGGCCAGTTTGAACCGCAGTCACTTAAAAAAGCCGTACACAATGTTCGTGTCATAACCCGGGAAGACATTCGTCGCCAGGCAGCCAATAACCTTGCAGATGTTCTTAACCAGTATCTTAATATAACTGTTCGCACCAATGGCAGCGACGGGCGTTCACAAGTCTCTATGTTTGGGCTTGATGCGCAATATTTTAAGATTCTTGTAGATAATGTTCCGCTGGTAAGCGATACAGGCCTTGGCAATAATGCTGATCTTACCCAAATAAATCTGGATGATGTAGAGCAGATTGAGATCATTGAAGGATCAATGGGCGTAACACATGGTGCAAACGCGGTGACAGGTGTGTTGAATATCATCACCAAAAAATCGTCAAACCATAAAACAGAAATCACGGCTACCGTACAGGAAGAAACTATAGGTAAAGAATATGCATTGTTTGATGAAGGCCGCCATATACAGGCGCTGAAAGTATCACATAATTTCAGCCCGAACTGGTTTGCCACAGTAGGGGCAAACCGTAATGATTTTGCAGGGTTTTATGATGGCCTGGAGGGTGGTGAATATGCTGTAAACGATGGCAGGCGTGGTTTCCGCTGGCTGCCTAAACAGCAGATAGCCGCAAATGCGCTTATAGGATATCGAAAAGCAGACTATCGTGTTTTCTATAAGTTTGACTTTTATGACGAAAATGTAGATTTCTTTAATCCGGTTGTTATTCCAATTGATAATTACCCATTCCCTGAAACCTATTACTCAAGAGATAAGCGATACAAAACAAACCGTTATGTTCACCATATAAATTCATACGGTACTCTCTTTTCGCAGGTAATTTTTAACATCTCGCTTTCTCATCAAAAACAACAGCGTGATTTAGAAAATTTCAACTACTATATATTAAGTGAAGAAGAAAGAGATAATGTAACTAACACCTACTTATCTAAAGAGACATTATACTCAACAGGTACTTTTACTAATTTCTTTAAAGATAAAAAATATGACCTGCAATTGGGTTATGAAGCTGTAAACGAGCGCGGTTTTGGCTCGGCTGATGCAGGTTTGTTCCTTGACCAGAATGCACAGAAAGCTAATGTGCGCCAGCGCCTTGAGAATTATGATGCTTTCCTGTCTGCAGAATATAACTTTACAGATAAGTTTTCTTTCAGGCCCGGTGTAAGGTATTCATTCCAGTCGAAGTTTGAAGATCAGTACGCGGTTTCAGGCGGCCTCCGCTATTTATTCAGCCACGGTATTGAAGCGCGTGCCTCTGTTGGGCGTTCTTACCGTACACCCAACTTTGATGAGCTGTATACGTATTTTGTTGACAGCAATCACGATGTGCAGGGCAATCCCGACCTTTCTCCTGAGCAAAGTATGTCATACGAGGCAAATGCCCGCAAAACAACTTATTTCGCTTCAGGCGCACAGCTGCAGAACAATCTTTCAGTAACATTCCTTGATGTAGATGACAGGATAAGCCTTGTGCTGACAGAAGTGACACCGCTGCAACGTAACAGGTACATGAATATTGATGCATATAAAATGTGGAACCTGAGTACATCACACCAATTAAATTATAAAAATTTTGATGTAAAGCTTGGCTTTGCATTCATAGGTGTTTCGCAAGTTATAGACCTGGCCGCTTTAAATGCCCGCAGCAGCGATGACTATTATTATAATTTCAACTTAAATACTTCTGTAGGTTACCGCATCCCGAAATGGAATATGCAACTTGCCGTGTATTACAAATATAACGGTCGCTTCCAGCAGCTTGTGTATGCGCCTGATACGAATGGCAACCCTGACTTTGTATTATCAGAAATCGATGCCTTCGGAATGATGGATGCCTCTATCCGCCAGCCATTCTTTGGTAACAGGCTTGATGTAACTATAG
- the sufD gene encoding Fe-S cluster assembly protein SufD has protein sequence MDLKEKLLSSFMAFEERVDVTSDLHEIRTEAIKTFEAKGFPTKRDEAWKYTSLNSVLKNDFSVFPKEENAVDYSAVKKYFLHEIDTYKVVFIDGVFSSFLSSTTHDGLDVCLMSSALTKPKYKEVIDKYFNKIANTEDSLTSLNTAFAAEGAYINIPKNKVADKPIEIMYLSTGNEAALMVQPRNLIIVGKNAQVQIIERHQSLNSNPVLTNSVTEIFAQERAIVDYYKIQNDVLTANLVDNTYIAQKRESNASVHTFSFGGNITRNNLNFYHQGDHVESTLKGITIIKEKQFVDHYTLVRHAEPDCQSHQNYKGIFNDNATGVFNGKIYVEKEAQKTDAFQQNNNILLSDKATINAKPQLEIFADDVKCSHGCTIGQLDENAMFYMQSRGIPQKEAKALLMYAFSNEVIESIRIPELKNRITKIIAQNLGVNMGFDL, from the coding sequence ATGGATTTGAAAGAGAAACTTTTATCGTCGTTCATGGCGTTTGAAGAGCGTGTTGACGTTACTTCGGACCTGCATGAAATAAGGACAGAAGCCATAAAGACATTTGAAGCGAAGGGATTCCCTACAAAAAGGGATGAGGCTTGGAAATATACATCGCTCAACAGTGTGCTGAAAAATGATTTCAGTGTATTTCCAAAAGAAGAGAATGCGGTTGACTATTCTGCCGTGAAGAAATACTTCCTGCACGAGATTGACACTTACAAAGTGGTATTCATTGATGGCGTCTTCAGCTCATTCCTGTCATCAACCACACATGACGGGCTTGATGTTTGCCTTATGTCTTCAGCGCTTACAAAGCCAAAATACAAGGAGGTCATTGATAAGTACTTCAACAAAATTGCCAATACCGAAGACAGCCTTACGTCATTAAATACTGCTTTTGCAGCGGAAGGTGCGTACATCAACATCCCGAAAAATAAAGTTGCCGATAAGCCTATCGAGATAATGTACCTTTCAACAGGCAACGAGGCAGCGCTTATGGTACAGCCACGCAACCTTATTATAGTTGGCAAGAATGCCCAGGTACAGATAATAGAGCGCCACCAGAGCCTAAACAGCAACCCGGTGCTAACTAATTCAGTTACCGAAATATTTGCCCAGGAGCGCGCCATAGTAGATTATTACAAGATACAAAATGATGTGCTTACAGCCAACCTGGTAGACAATACTTATATAGCCCAGAAACGCGAAAGCAACGCCTCTGTGCACACTTTCTCGTTCGGGGGTAACATTACCCGCAACAACCTGAATTTCTATCACCAGGGCGACCATGTAGAGAGTACGCTGAAGGGTATCACCATCATTAAAGAAAAGCAGTTTGTAGACCACTACACGCTGGTACGTCATGCCGAACCGGACTGCCAGAGCCACCAGAACTATAAGGGCATTTTTAATGACAATGCTACAGGTGTGTTCAATGGTAAGATATATGTAGAAAAGGAGGCTCAGAAAACCGATGCTTTCCAGCAGAATAATAATATACTTTTAAGTGATAAGGCAACTATCAACGCAAAGCCGCAGCTGGAAATTTTTGCTGATGACGTAAAATGTTCACATGGCTGTACCATAGGCCAGCTTGACGAGAATGCGATGTTCTACATGCAGTCACGCGGTATACCGCAAAAGGAAGCAAAGGCCCTGCTTATGTATGCCTTCAGCAATGAGGTCATAGAGAGCATCCGCATACCTGAATTAAAGAACCGCATCACCAAAATTATAGCCCAGAACCTTGGTGTAAATATGGGCTTTGACCTTTAA
- the sufC gene encoding Fe-S cluster assembly ATPase SufC produces MLSIKNLHARVEDKDILKGINLEVKAGEVHAIMGPNGSGKSTLSSVIAGKEDYEVTEGEILLEGEDIGELAPEERAHKGVFLSFQYPVEIPGVSVTNFMKTAINESRKAKGQEEMPANEMLKLIREKSEMLEIDRKFLSRSLNEGFSGGEKKRNEIFQMAMLEPKLAILDETDSGLDIDALRIVANGVNKLRSEDNAVVVITHYQRLLDYIVPDFVHVLYNGKIVKSGGKELAYELEEKGYDWIKAEN; encoded by the coding sequence ATGTTAAGCATAAAGAATTTACACGCTCGTGTTGAGGATAAAGATATTCTGAAAGGTATAAACCTTGAAGTTAAAGCCGGAGAGGTACACGCCATAATGGGCCCGAACGGCTCAGGAAAATCAACACTTTCGTCGGTAATTGCCGGCAAGGAAGATTATGAAGTAACCGAAGGCGAGATATTGCTGGAAGGCGAAGATATTGGCGAACTGGCACCGGAGGAAAGGGCGCACAAAGGTGTGTTCCTGTCGTTCCAGTACCCTGTGGAAATCCCGGGTGTATCGGTTACCAACTTCATGAAAACTGCTATCAATGAGAGCCGCAAGGCGAAAGGCCAGGAAGAGATGCCGGCTAATGAAATGCTGAAGCTTATCCGCGAAAAAAGTGAAATGCTTGAGATTGACCGCAAGTTCCTTTCACGCTCGCTGAACGAAGGTTTTTCGGGCGGTGAGAAGAAGCGTAACGAAATCTTCCAGATGGCAATGCTTGAGCCCAAGCTGGCGATATTGGACGAGACTGATTCAGGCCTTGACATTGATGCGCTGCGTATTGTGGCTAATGGCGTAAATAAGCTGCGCAGCGAAGACAACGCTGTAGTTGTAATTACGCACTACCAAAGGCTTCTTGACTATATCGTGCCGGACTTTGTTCACGTACTGTACAATGGCAAAATCGTAAAATCAGGCGGTAAAGAACTTGCCTACGAATTGGAGGAGAAAGGTTACGACTGGATTAAGGCTGAAAACTAA
- the sufB gene encoding Fe-S cluster assembly protein SufB, with the protein MSKYTEEELKIELETKEYEYGFYTNIESETFPVGLNEDIVRALSKKKEEPEWMTEWRLEAFRSWQEMTEPEWANVHYEKPDFQAISYYSAPKAVDPNKTLDDVDPELLAMYKKLGISVDEQKAMNNVAIDIVVDSVSVATTFKKTLAEKGIIFCSISEAIKEHPDLVRKYIGTVVPQKDNFYAALNSAVFSDGSFCYIPKGVRCPMELSTYFRINQAGTGQFERTLVVADEGSYVSYLEGCTAPSRDENQLHAAVVELIAMDDAEIKYSTVQNWFPGNKEGKGGVYNFVTKRGLCEKNAKISWTQVETGSAVTWKYPSCVLKGDNSVGEFYSIAVTNNYQQADTGTKMIHLGKNTKSTIISKGISAGKSQNSYRGLVQIGSRAENARNFSQCDSLLMGNNCGAHTFPYIESKNTTAKIEHEATTSKIGEDQVFYCNQRGIPTEKAIALIVNGFSKDVLNKLPMEFAVEAQKLLEISLEGSVG; encoded by the coding sequence ATGAGTAAGTACACCGAAGAAGAATTAAAGATTGAACTCGAGACCAAAGAGTACGAGTACGGTTTTTATACAAATATAGAATCTGAAACGTTCCCTGTGGGGCTGAACGAGGACATCGTGCGGGCGCTTTCGAAAAAGAAGGAAGAGCCTGAATGGATGACCGAGTGGCGCCTTGAGGCGTTTCGTTCATGGCAGGAAATGACCGAGCCGGAATGGGCGAATGTACATTATGAGAAGCCGGATTTCCAGGCAATATCATACTACTCTGCCCCAAAGGCGGTTGACCCGAACAAAACGCTTGACGATGTAGACCCTGAGCTTTTGGCGATGTACAAAAAGCTGGGCATATCTGTAGACGAGCAAAAAGCCATGAACAATGTGGCGATTGATATTGTGGTTGACTCCGTTTCTGTGGCAACTACGTTTAAAAAGACACTGGCTGAAAAGGGCATCATATTCTGCTCTATCTCTGAAGCAATAAAGGAACATCCAGACCTGGTGCGCAAATACATTGGCACCGTTGTTCCGCAGAAGGATAATTTTTATGCAGCGCTTAACTCAGCTGTTTTTAGTGACGGTTCGTTCTGCTACATCCCAAAAGGTGTGCGCTGCCCAATGGAATTGTCAACGTATTTCCGTATCAACCAGGCAGGTACGGGCCAGTTTGAGCGTACGCTTGTAGTGGCCGATGAAGGCAGCTATGTAAGCTACCTTGAGGGCTGTACTGCACCAAGCCGTGACGAGAACCAGCTGCACGCCGCAGTGGTAGAGCTTATAGCCATGGACGATGCCGAGATAAAATATAGCACTGTTCAAAACTGGTTTCCCGGCAATAAAGAAGGCAAGGGTGGTGTGTACAACTTTGTAACCAAGCGCGGACTTTGCGAGAAAAACGCGAAGATAAGCTGGACGCAGGTAGAAACAGGTAGCGCCGTGACATGGAAATACCCAAGTTGCGTGCTTAAGGGCGATAACTCGGTTGGGGAGTTTTACTCTATTGCCGTGACCAATAACTACCAGCAGGCCGATACTGGTACTAAGATGATTCACCTTGGCAAAAACACCAAGAGCACCATCATATCAAAAGGTATATCAGCAGGTAAGTCGCAGAACAGCTACCGCGGGCTTGTCCAGATTGGTTCTCGTGCAGAAAATGCCAGGAACTTCTCCCAGTGCGATTCACTGCTAATGGGCAATAATTGCGGTGCGCATACCTTTCCGTATATCGAATCAAAGAACACAACAGCCAAGATAGAGCACGAGGCCACAACCAGCAAGATTGGTGAAGACCAGGTGTTTTACTGTAACCAGCGCGGCATACCGACAGAAAAGGCGATTGCGTTGATAGTAAACGGCTTCAGTAAAGATGTACTGAACAAGCTCCCGATGGAGTTTGCGGTTGAGGCTCAAAAATTATTAGAAATTAGCCTTGAAGGCTCTGTGGGTTAA
- a CDS encoding four helix bundle protein — MRDQMRRASISISSNIAEGFERETTKEFVRFLYIAKASAGEFRSQLYLASDLGYISSGRIPKPECQYK, encoded by the coding sequence TTGAGGGATCAAATGCGGAGAGCTAGCATCTCTATTTCCTCAAATATTGCAGAAGGTTTTGAGAGGGAGACAACGAAAGAGTTTGTAAGATTTCTTTACATTGCGAAAGCATCAGCAGGAGAATTCAGGTCGCAATTGTATTTAGCGTCAGATTTAGGATATATTTCTAGTGGACGGATTCCAAAACCTGAATGCCAATATAAATGA
- a CDS encoding iron-sulfur cluster assembly accessory protein — translation MIKVSDTAKKRAVMLMEDDGFDAANDYIRVGVKSGGCSGLSYELKFDNALGENDKVFEDNGIKIAVDKKSMLYLAGTVLEYSGGLNGKGFVFNNPNAQRTCGCGESFSL, via the coding sequence ATGATAAAAGTTTCTGATACAGCAAAAAAGAGGGCTGTCATGCTGATGGAAGATGACGGCTTTGATGCGGCTAATGATTATATAAGGGTAGGCGTAAAGAGCGGCGGATGCTCTGGCCTTTCATATGAACTTAAGTTTGATAACGCCTTAGGCGAGAATGATAAGGTGTTTGAAGACAACGGAATAAAGATAGCCGTAGATAAAAAAAGCATGCTTTACCTGGCGGGCACCGTACTGGAATATAGCGGCGGCCTTAATGGTAAAGGTTTCGTTTTCAATAACCCTAATGCGCAGAGAACCTGCGGGTGCGGGGAGAGTTTTTCGCTGTAA
- a CDS encoding MBL fold metallo-hydrolase: MKLYPIETGNFKLDGGAMFGVVPKSLWTKTNPADANNQIDLAARCLLVEDGNRLILIDTGMGNKQSDKFFSYYALWGNHDTDKSLAKYGFHRDDVTDVFMTHLHFDHCGGSVVWNKEHTGYEVAFKNANYWTNENHWEWATKPNAREKASFLPENILPIQESGRLKFIERPDGDLLEKSELGFGIFFADGHTEKQMIPLINFNGKTIAFMADLLPTAGHLPLPYVMGYDTRPLLTLDEKAKFLNMAAENNFCLFLEHDAHNEIITVEQTEKGVRLQEIFTAEDFLMKC; this comes from the coding sequence ATGAAATTATACCCGATTGAAACCGGAAACTTTAAGCTTGACGGCGGCGCAATGTTTGGCGTGGTGCCGAAAAGCCTGTGGACAAAAACCAACCCCGCCGATGCGAATAACCAGATTGACCTTGCTGCACGATGCCTCTTAGTTGAAGATGGCAACCGCCTGATATTGATTGATACAGGCATGGGCAACAAGCAGAGCGATAAATTTTTCAGCTATTATGCTTTGTGGGGAAATCACGATACCGATAAATCTTTAGCGAAGTACGGTTTCCACCGCGATGATGTTACCGATGTTTTTATGACCCACCTGCACTTTGACCATTGCGGCGGCAGCGTTGTCTGGAACAAAGAGCACACAGGCTATGAAGTTGCTTTTAAAAATGCAAACTACTGGACGAATGAAAATCATTGGGAGTGGGCCACTAAACCGAATGCACGCGAAAAGGCGTCTTTCCTCCCTGAAAATATTTTGCCGATACAGGAAAGCGGCAGGCTAAAATTTATTGAAAGGCCTGATGGTGACCTTCTTGAGAAAAGTGAGCTGGGTTTTGGAATATTTTTCGCTGATGGCCATACTGAAAAGCAGATGATTCCGCTCATAAACTTCAACGGCAAAACCATTGCCTTCATGGCTGACCTCCTGCCGACTGCCGGGCACCTCCCGCTACCGTATGTTATGGGTTATGATACGCGCCCTCTGCTCACCCTCGATGAAAAAGCGAAGTTTTTAAACATGGCTGCCGAAAACAATTTTTGCCTTTTCTTGGAGCACGATGCCCACAATGAAATCATAACCGTTGAGCAAACAGAAAAAGGCGTTCGCCTGCAGGAAATTTTCACTGCTGAAGATTTCTTAATGAAATGTTAA
- a CDS encoding S8 family peptidase, giving the protein MKFKSLYLCAALALALTGCSSTKAIKATPLAAPATITAKKAALTTNQEQRWSHLDLLRDTIPGMSVDRAYELLKDRKFTKVVVGVVDSGIDIEHPDLKPVIWVNEKEIAGNGIDDDKNGYVDDIHGWNFLGNAEHENMEFVRILKKGDDGSERYKKAKAEYDKEYQEALAGKQQIDFIINADKAIRQELKKDNYTADDLKKFNTSDPTMNAVKGRLIQILSQISKEEFDEEIKGAKDHYDGQINYNLNLQFDGRKIVGDNPDDFNDRNYGNNNVIGPVKDGAKHGTHVAGIIAQGRNNGIGGDGVATPVVSIMAVRAVPDGDEYDKDVALAIRYAVDNGAKVINGSFGKYYSAHSEWVYDAIKYAASKDVLIVCAAGNEGTDLNQPGGVERFPNDNMNGGPEISDSFLSVGAINYSLDGNFIADFSNYGKTDVDVFSPGVRIYATTPNNKYEFLQGTSMASPNAAGVAALIRAYYPKLKASQVKQIIMQSGIAIDLPVNAGGEETTKPFSELSRTGKIVNAYNAIILADQMSRK; this is encoded by the coding sequence ATGAAATTTAAATCACTTTACTTGTGCGCTGCGCTTGCCTTAGCCCTTACCGGATGCAGCAGCACAAAAGCCATAAAAGCAACTCCGCTGGCCGCGCCGGCAACAATTACCGCTAAAAAAGCAGCGCTTACAACTAACCAGGAACAGCGCTGGAGCCATCTTGACCTGCTTCGTGACACGATTCCCGGAATGAGCGTTGACCGTGCTTATGAACTGCTGAAAGACAGGAAGTTCACTAAAGTTGTGGTAGGCGTGGTTGACTCAGGTATAGACATTGAACACCCTGACCTTAAACCTGTTATATGGGTTAATGAAAAAGAAATTGCAGGAAATGGCATTGACGATGATAAAAACGGCTATGTTGATGACATCCACGGCTGGAACTTTTTGGGTAATGCCGAGCATGAAAATATGGAGTTCGTCCGCATACTGAAAAAAGGCGATGATGGCAGCGAGCGCTATAAAAAAGCCAAAGCCGAATATGATAAAGAATACCAGGAAGCACTGGCAGGCAAACAGCAGATAGATTTTATCATCAATGCTGATAAAGCCATCCGCCAGGAACTTAAAAAAGACAATTATACCGCCGATGACCTGAAGAAATTTAATACTTCAGATCCTACCATGAATGCTGTAAAAGGCAGGCTTATACAGATACTCAGCCAAATCTCGAAAGAAGAATTTGATGAAGAAATAAAAGGCGCTAAAGACCACTATGACGGGCAGATAAACTACAACCTTAACCTTCAGTTTGACGGCCGTAAGATTGTTGGCGATAACCCGGACGATTTCAACGACAGGAATTACGGCAACAACAACGTTATTGGCCCTGTAAAAGATGGCGCCAAGCACGGCACTCACGTTGCCGGCATCATTGCGCAAGGCAGGAATAACGGCATTGGTGGTGATGGTGTTGCAACTCCTGTGGTATCAATAATGGCTGTGCGTGCAGTGCCGGATGGCGATGAATATGACAAAGACGTGGCCCTGGCAATACGCTACGCTGTAGATAATGGCGCTAAAGTAATCAATGGCAGTTTTGGCAAGTACTATTCAGCTCACAGTGAATGGGTTTATGACGCCATAAAATACGCCGCTTCTAAAGACGTACTAATAGTTTGTGCGGCAGGTAATGAGGGTACAGACCTTAACCAGCCGGGCGGTGTAGAGCGTTTCCCTAACGATAACATGAACGGCGGGCCTGAAATCAGCGACAGCTTCCTTTCGGTTGGGGCTATAAACTACAGCCTTGACGGCAACTTTATCGCAGATTTCTCGAACTACGGTAAGACAGATGTTGACGTATTCAGCCCGGGTGTACGCATTTATGCTACAACGCCAAACAATAAGTATGAATTCCTTCAGGGAACATCAATGGCATCGCCAAATGCGGCAGGTGTTGCAGCGCTTATCCGTGCCTACTATCCTAAACTTAAGGCATCGCAGGTGAAGCAAATCATCATGCAAAGCGGCATTGCCATTGACCTGCCTGTAAACGCAGGTGGTGAGGAAACAACCAAGCCTTTCAGTGAACTTTCACGCACGGGCAAAATTGTAAATGCTTACAATGCCATTATCCTGGCAGACCAGATGTCACGAAAATAA
- a CDS encoding M1 family metallopeptidase: MKKLFFAALLAGTSAFAQKNPNPGYWQQHVDYKMDVNMDVKTYRYTGKQELVYTNNSPDTLRRVFYHLYNNAFQPGSEMDARLQAIADPDKRMVKTFKTGNTTTKESRISTLKPNEIGYLNIKNLKQDGADAKNRVSGTILEVDLPKAILPGQSTTFTLDFEGQVPLQIRRSGRNSSEGIALSMTQWYPKMAEYDFEGWHANQYIAREFHGVWGNFDVKITIDKDYTIGGTGYLQNKNEIGKGYEDTGVQVKYPKKTKTLTWHFTAPMVHDFAWAADNKYIHDKIMGENGVELHFFYKDIPESNDAWKKLQPKTAELLSFYNKTIGLYPYKQYSVIQGGDGGMEYAMCTLVTGRSYEGLVSVTAHEFAHSWFQHILASNESKHPWMDEGFTSFAEDLAIEALMPKTDKQEEQANPFVNAYANYRYLVGTGKEHPMTTHADRYDQNVLYSIAAYSKGEIFLAQLGYLIGQDKLAETIKRYYADYKFTHPTPNDIKRTAEKVSGAHLDWYLTDWAQTTNTIDYAIKEIAEDGDKTKVTLERKGRMPMPIDIIVAYADGSQESFYIPLEMMRFIKDNPYPKLNRTVLNAWDWGHTTYQFTINKRKGDIRVFVIDPSELMADVNVKDNAYIPGAN, from the coding sequence ATGAAGAAATTATTTTTTGCAGCGCTGCTGGCAGGTACCTCAGCGTTTGCGCAGAAAAACCCTAATCCGGGCTACTGGCAGCAACATGTTGACTACAAGATGGATGTGAACATGGACGTGAAAACATATCGCTACACAGGCAAGCAGGAATTGGTATATACCAACAACTCACCTGATACGCTGCGCCGGGTGTTTTACCATTTGTATAATAATGCTTTCCAGCCCGGCAGTGAGATGGATGCCCGCCTGCAGGCTATAGCCGACCCTGACAAGCGAATGGTAAAAACTTTTAAGACAGGTAACACTACCACAAAAGAAAGCCGCATCAGTACGCTAAAGCCTAACGAAATTGGCTACCTAAACATAAAAAACCTGAAGCAGGATGGGGCCGATGCGAAAAACAGGGTTTCGGGGACAATTCTTGAGGTTGACCTTCCTAAAGCAATACTCCCGGGGCAGTCTACAACCTTTACCCTTGATTTTGAAGGCCAGGTGCCGCTACAAATACGCCGCAGCGGAAGAAACTCAAGTGAAGGTATAGCCCTGTCAATGACGCAGTGGTACCCTAAAATGGCTGAATATGACTTTGAAGGATGGCATGCCAACCAATACATCGCCCGCGAATTTCACGGGGTGTGGGGTAATTTTGATGTGAAAATTACTATTGATAAAGATTACACCATTGGCGGCACAGGCTATCTACAAAACAAGAATGAGATTGGGAAAGGCTATGAAGATACAGGCGTTCAGGTTAAATATCCAAAGAAAACCAAAACGCTTACCTGGCATTTTACAGCACCAATGGTGCATGATTTTGCCTGGGCAGCAGATAACAAATACATCCACGATAAAATCATGGGCGAAAACGGCGTAGAGCTGCATTTCTTCTATAAAGATATACCTGAAAGCAACGATGCCTGGAAGAAACTTCAGCCGAAAACAGCGGAATTGCTGTCATTTTACAACAAGACAATCGGGCTTTACCCTTACAAGCAGTACTCTGTGATACAGGGTGGAGACGGCGGTATGGAATATGCCATGTGTACGTTGGTTACCGGGCGCAGCTATGAAGGATTGGTAAGCGTTACTGCTCACGAGTTTGCTCACAGCTGGTTCCAGCACATACTGGCCAGCAACGAGAGCAAGCACCCATGGATGGATGAAGGATTTACATCTTTTGCTGAAGATCTTGCCATTGAAGCACTGATGCCTAAAACCGACAAACAGGAAGAACAGGCTAACCCTTTTGTAAATGCCTACGCAAACTACAGGTATCTGGTTGGTACCGGAAAAGAGCACCCTATGACTACACATGCCGACAGGTATGACCAAAACGTGCTGTACAGCATTGCAGCTTACAGCAAAGGCGAAATTTTCCTTGCGCAACTGGGTTACCTTATAGGGCAGGATAAGCTGGCAGAAACGATAAAACGCTATTATGCCGACTATAAATTTACTCACCCTACACCGAATGATATAAAGCGGACGGCTGAAAAAGTGAGCGGCGCTCACCTGGACTGGTACCTTACCGACTGGGCACAAACCACAAATACGATAGACTACGCCATTAAAGAAATTGCGGAAGACGGCGATAAAACCAAGGTGACGCTGGAGCGCAAGGGCCGCATGCCAATGCCAATAGATATTATAGTTGCCTATGCTGATGGCTCTCAGGAGAGCTTCTATATTCCGCTGGAGATGATGCGTTTTATAAAAGATAACCCATACCCGAAACTTAACCGCACAGTACTAAACGCATGGGATTGGGGGCATACAACCTATCAATTTACTATTAACAAACGTAAAGGTGATATAAGAGTATTTGTGATTGACCCAAGCGAGCTTATGGCTGATGTGAATGTAAAAGACAACGCTTATATCCCCGGGGCAAACTAG